The stretch of DNA AAAATATATTTACCTTTATTAAAAAACTCAATTTTTATTTCTTTTATCATTATATTTGTTGATATTATAAAAGAATTGCCAGCAACAATGGTTTTAAGGCCATTTAATTATGAAACGATATCCATTAAGACTTATAATTTAGCTTCAGATGAAAGACTTAAAGAAGCTTCACCTAGCGCTTTATTTATTATTTTGCTTGGAATCATACCTGTTATTTTAATTTATTTTTATAATCAAAAAAAGAAGAAGTAAATGGATCATAAAATAATTCTTAAAGCATTAAATATAACCCATAAATATGGAAATAATATTTCTATTAACAATATATCTTTTGAGATTATTGATGGGGAAATAATTAGTATATTAGGTCCATCAGGCTGTGGGAAATCAACTCTTTTAAAAATAATATCAGGAATAGAAAAAATTCAGGATGGGATTTTAGAAATTGATAAAAATATAATGTCACATGGTGCTTATCATGTGCCTACAGAAAAAAGAAATGTTGGACTCGTGTTTCAAGATTTAGCGCTTTTTCCTCATCTTTCAATTAGAAAAAATATTGAATATGGAATTTCATATTTATCAAATGATGAAAAAAAACAAAGAGTAAGAGAGATGTTGGCATTTGTTAAAATGGAAAAATTTGCTGATACATATCCTCATTTATTATCTGGTGGACAACAACAGAGAGTTGCTTTAGCACGATCTCTTGCTCCTTTGCCAAAATTATTGTTATTAGATGAACCATTTTCAGGACTAGATATATCTTTAAGAAAAGATCTTGGTATAGAAATTAAAAATATTTTAAAAAAAAGTAAAATGACTTCTATTTTTGTTACTCATGATGCCAATGAAGCGCTTATGTTATCTGATAAAATAATAATATTAAATAATGGACAAATGGAGCAGTTTGATACTCCAAAAAATATTTATACTAAACCATTCAATAGTACAGTTGCTTCTTTTTTTGGAACAATAAATAAAATTCAAAATTATCAAAAATTGAATAATATTTTTAAAATTTCAAAATTAAATAACCAAAGGCAAGATATAAACATAAATATTTATTTTCGCCCTGATGCTGTAACTATATTAAATGAAATAAATTCAGACTCTAGTTTTTTTGAAGGAAAAATAATTGATATATTATACTATGGAAATTATATTTCTGTTTTATTTTCTATTAGTGAATATGGAACGATTACAGGTTATTTTTCTTCAGCAGAGAATTTAGAGATTGGAAATACTTTAAAATTAAAAATCAATGAAAATATGTTATTTGTATTTCAAGAAAATGAATAGCAATTTTATTTAACAATGAGGCTCTAAAAGTTCAATTTTATAGCCATCAGGATCGATTATAAAAGCAATATTAATTGTGCCATCAGGAGATTTTTTAGGCCCCCAACTTAAATCGTGTCCTTGTTTCTGTAATTTTTTTTGAAATTCAATGATAGATGGTACTTCATATGCCATATGGCCATAAGCTCCGCCCATTTCATATTTTGTTACGCCCCAATTATATGTTAGCTCTAAAACAGAAGCGTTATCTTCATCATTGGGTGCTTTTAAGAAAACAAGTGTAAATTCACCGTCTTTAAAGTCTTGGCGTGAAAGTAATTTGAAATTTAAAACTTCACAATAAAATTGAATTGATTTATCAAGATCTCCAACTCGTATCATTGTATGTAAATATTTCATAATAACCTTTCAAATTATTAATAAGTTATTAAAAATTTAATAACTTATTTTGTAATTGGCTGTTTTGTAAATTAGATAATCTTTCTTCAATTAAAGATCTTTCATATTCTACGAAATCACGAATGCTTTCTTCTTTCGAAAGTTTTAAACCTTTTTCGTATGTTTCTTTTGCT from Silvanigrella paludirubra encodes:
- the gloA gene encoding lactoylglutathione lyase; this translates as MKYLHTMIRVGDLDKSIQFYCEVLNFKLLSRQDFKDGEFTLVFLKAPNDEDNASVLELTYNWGVTKYEMGGAYGHMAYEVPSIIEFQKKLQKQGHDLSWGPKKSPDGTINIAFIIDPDGYKIELLEPHC
- a CDS encoding ABC transporter ATP-binding protein; translation: MDHKIILKALNITHKYGNNISINNISFEIIDGEIISILGPSGCGKSTLLKIISGIEKIQDGILEIDKNIMSHGAYHVPTEKRNVGLVFQDLALFPHLSIRKNIEYGISYLSNDEKKQRVREMLAFVKMEKFADTYPHLLSGGQQQRVALARSLAPLPKLLLLDEPFSGLDISLRKDLGIEIKNILKKSKMTSIFVTHDANEALMLSDKIIILNNGQMEQFDTPKNIYTKPFNSTVASFFGTINKIQNYQKLNNIFKISKLNNQRQDININIYFRPDAVTILNEINSDSSFFEGKIIDILYYGNYISVLFSISEYGTITGYFSSAENLEIGNTLKLKINENMLFVFQENE